One Rhizobiales bacterium GAS188 DNA window includes the following coding sequences:
- a CDS encoding carbohydrate ABC transporter ATP-binding protein, CUT1 family, which produces MAFLEIAALKKRFGSIEILKGIDLDLEKGGFLVLVGPSGCGKSTLLNTIAGLETISEGEIRVEGRVINDLHPSKRDIAMVFQSYALYPNMTVAGNIAFGMEMRGVPKDEREKAIQAVSKTLQIGHLLQRRPSQLSGGQRQRVAMGRALVRNPKLFLFDEPLSNLDAKLRVDMRVEIKRLHATTGTTIVYVTHDQIEAMTLATKIAVLKDGELQQVGTPAEIYNRPANLFVADFMGSPAMNLISAKAAEENGRVVIKFANGGGADIALAAPASISAKPLTAGQEVILGIRPEAITDRDGADRHSKAIEIVDARVEIVEPAGSDTFVVTHLGGKEVTARMRSDADVKAGEMVPFAFNLDKAVIFDPATGKRL; this is translated from the coding sequence ATGGCATTCCTCGAAATCGCCGCGCTGAAGAAGCGCTTCGGCTCAATCGAGATCCTCAAGGGGATCGATCTCGACCTGGAGAAGGGCGGGTTCCTGGTGCTGGTCGGGCCGTCCGGCTGCGGCAAGTCGACCCTGCTCAACACCATTGCGGGGCTCGAGACCATCTCGGAGGGCGAGATCCGGGTGGAGGGGCGGGTCATCAACGACCTGCATCCTTCGAAGCGCGACATCGCCATGGTGTTCCAGAGCTACGCGCTCTACCCGAACATGACGGTCGCCGGGAACATCGCCTTCGGCATGGAAATGCGCGGCGTGCCCAAGGACGAGCGCGAGAAAGCGATCCAGGCGGTCTCGAAGACCCTGCAGATCGGCCATCTTCTGCAGCGCCGGCCCTCGCAGCTGTCGGGCGGCCAGCGCCAGCGCGTCGCCATGGGCCGGGCGCTGGTGCGCAACCCAAAACTCTTTCTCTTCGACGAGCCCTTGTCGAATCTCGACGCCAAGCTGCGCGTCGATATGCGCGTCGAGATCAAGCGGCTGCATGCGACCACGGGCACCACCATCGTCTACGTCACTCATGACCAGATCGAGGCGATGACGCTCGCGACCAAGATCGCGGTCCTCAAGGATGGCGAGCTGCAGCAGGTCGGCACGCCTGCCGAGATCTACAACCGGCCGGCCAACCTCTTCGTCGCCGATTTCATGGGTTCGCCCGCCATGAACCTGATCAGCGCCAAGGCGGCCGAAGAGAACGGGCGCGTCGTGATCAAATTCGCCAATGGCGGGGGCGCCGATATCGCCTTGGCGGCGCCGGCGAGCATCTCAGCCAAGCCGTTGACGGCCGGACAGGAAGTGATCCTCGGCATCCGGCCCGAGGCCATCACGGATCGCGACGGCGCGGATCGTCACTCCAAGGCGATCGAAATCGTGGATGCCAGGGTCGAGATCGTCGAGCCGGCAGGGTCCGACACCTTCGTCGTCACCCATCTCGGCGGCAAGGAAGTGACGGCCCGCATGCGCTCCGACGCCGATGTGAAGGCGGGCGAAATGGTGCCCTTCGCCTTCAACCTCGACAAGGCCGTGATTTTTGATCCTGCGACGGGGAAGAGGTTGTGA
- a CDS encoding carbohydrate ABC transporter membrane protein 2, CUT1 family: MGAAISSSTVGTSRSSRFVVYGLLALFALFFLAPLYVMLVTSFKTLDEIRDGNMMSLPGAATIAPWLKAWGEACVGLTCAGIKGYFQNSVLMVVPAVAISTALGSINGYVLTKWRFAGHKWVFGLMLFACFIPFQSVLIPMARILGLLGLANSIAGLILVHVIYGLGFTTLFFRNYYEAFPNELIRAAQIDGAGFFQIFRRLILPMSGPIIVVTVIFQFTNIWNDFLFGSSFTSGDGAPMTVALNNLVNTTTGVKEYNVDMAAAMIAALPTLLVYILAGRYFVRGLMAGAVKG; encoded by the coding sequence ATGGGCGCCGCGATCTCATCCTCCACGGTCGGGACGTCGCGGAGCTCCCGCTTCGTCGTCTATGGCCTGCTCGCCCTGTTTGCGCTGTTCTTCCTGGCGCCCCTCTATGTGATGCTCGTGACCTCGTTCAAGACGCTCGACGAGATCCGTGACGGCAACATGATGTCGCTGCCGGGCGCCGCGACCATCGCGCCTTGGCTCAAGGCGTGGGGCGAGGCCTGCGTCGGGCTCACTTGCGCCGGCATCAAAGGCTATTTCCAGAATTCGGTGCTGATGGTGGTGCCGGCCGTCGCCATCTCGACGGCGCTCGGCTCGATCAATGGCTATGTGCTGACGAAATGGCGCTTCGCCGGGCACAAATGGGTGTTCGGGCTGATGCTGTTTGCCTGCTTCATCCCGTTCCAGTCGGTGCTGATCCCGATGGCGCGCATTCTCGGCCTGCTCGGGCTCGCGAATTCGATCGCGGGCCTCATCCTGGTGCATGTGATCTACGGGCTTGGCTTCACCACATTGTTCTTCCGCAACTACTACGAGGCCTTCCCGAACGAGTTGATCCGCGCCGCGCAGATCGATGGGGCGGGCTTCTTCCAGATATTCCGCCGGCTGATCCTGCCGATGTCCGGACCCATCATCGTGGTGACGGTCATCTTCCAGTTCACCAATATCTGGAACGACTTCCTGTTCGGCTCGTCCTTCACCTCGGGAGACGGGGCGCCGATGACGGTGGCGCTCAACAATCTCGTCAACACCACGACGGGCGTGAAGGAATACAATGTCGACATGGCGGCCGCGATGATCGCGGCGCTCCCTACTCTCCTCGTCTACATCCTCGCCGGCCGCTATTTCGTGCGCGGTCTGATGGCGGGCGCGGTGAAAGGATAG
- a CDS encoding carbohydrate ABC transporter membrane protein 1, CUT1 family, whose protein sequence is MTRTDAVPDAPTRPIRARQPFSLQDAIPKLVLAPSFAITLLFVYGFILWTVYLSFSKSRMLPVYELTGFDSYQRLWSQPNWYVAIKNLVIFGGLYISICICLGLLLAILLDQRIRGEGVLRPVYLYPMALSFIVVGTAWRWFLAPDLGLEKTMHEWGWTSFKFGWLVDNEMAIYCIVIAGVWQASGFCMAMFLAGLRGIDSEMIKAAQIDGASTVAIYRRIIIPQLRPVFLSAVIVLAHMTIKSYDLVVALTGGGPGNATELPSTFMYSYTFTRNQMSVGAASAVMMLMAICAIMVPYLYSELREKS, encoded by the coding sequence ATGACGAGGACCGACGCAGTCCCTGATGCGCCGACGCGGCCGATACGGGCTCGCCAGCCCTTCTCGTTGCAGGACGCGATCCCGAAACTGGTCCTCGCGCCGTCCTTCGCGATCACCTTGCTGTTCGTCTACGGCTTCATCCTGTGGACGGTGTATCTGTCCTTCTCGAAGTCCCGCATGCTGCCCGTCTACGAGCTGACGGGCTTCGATTCCTATCAGAGGCTCTGGTCGCAGCCGAACTGGTATGTCGCCATCAAGAACCTCGTGATCTTCGGCGGCCTCTACATCTCGATCTGCATCTGTCTTGGCCTGTTGCTCGCCATCCTGCTCGATCAGCGCATTCGCGGCGAAGGCGTGCTTCGCCCGGTCTATCTCTATCCGATGGCCCTGTCCTTCATCGTGGTCGGCACCGCCTGGCGCTGGTTCCTAGCGCCTGATCTCGGCCTCGAGAAGACGATGCATGAATGGGGCTGGACGAGCTTCAAATTCGGCTGGCTCGTCGACAACGAGATGGCGATCTACTGTATCGTCATCGCCGGCGTCTGGCAGGCCTCGGGCTTCTGCATGGCGATGTTCCTCGCGGGGCTACGCGGCATCGACAGCGAGATGATCAAAGCGGCCCAGATCGACGGCGCTTCGACGGTCGCGATCTACCGGCGCATCATCATTCCCCAGCTGCGGCCGGTCTTCCTGTCGGCCGTGATCGTCCTCGCCCATATGACGATCAAGTCCTACGACCTCGTGGTGGCGCTCACGGGCGGCGGCCCCGGCAATGCCACCGAGCTGCCCTCCACCTTCATGTATTCCTACACCTTCACGCGCAACCAGATGTCGGTCGGCGCCGCAAGCGCCGTGATGATGCTGATGGCGATCTGCGCCATCATGGTGCCCTACCTCTATTCCGAGCTCAGGGAGAAGTCCTGA
- a CDS encoding carbohydrate ABC transporter substrate-binding protein, CUT1 family, translating into MTIRARLIAGVALAAAFVMPARAADEVQMVHWWTSGGEAAALNVLKENLAKENVAWKDVPIAGGGGGQAMTALRAMVTAGNVPTAVQMLGFDIQDWAAQGVLADLSGQGAKEGWDKVVPAALQKFAKYDGKWVAAPVNVHSVNWIWVNKAAADKIGLKAAPANLDELFAALDKAKAAGLVPLAQGGQPWQEATLFDSLVIATNGLDFYKKAFLDLDAAALKSPEMTKAFQNLAKMAGYADPAYSGRDWNLATAMVVKGDALLQVMGDWAKGEFHAAKKEPGTDFECYRFPGTQGDVIFNSDMFVLFKVGADRQAAQAKLASATLDPAFQASFNVVKGSVPARTDVPDTAFDACGKKGIADLKEANSKGTLLGSLAQGYGQPAAIKNAYYDVVTKVFHGQLKAQDAAAALATAIAAAK; encoded by the coding sequence ATGACCATTCGCGCAAGACTGATCGCAGGCGTTGCCCTTGCGGCGGCCTTCGTCATGCCGGCACGGGCGGCGGACGAAGTCCAGATGGTGCATTGGTGGACTTCGGGCGGCGAAGCTGCGGCGCTCAACGTCCTGAAGGAGAACCTCGCCAAGGAAAACGTGGCCTGGAAGGACGTGCCTATCGCGGGCGGCGGCGGCGGACAGGCCATGACGGCGCTGCGCGCCATGGTCACGGCCGGCAACGTGCCGACGGCGGTGCAGATGCTCGGATTCGACATCCAGGATTGGGCGGCGCAGGGCGTTCTCGCCGATCTCAGCGGCCAGGGCGCGAAGGAAGGCTGGGACAAGGTGGTTCCAGCGGCTCTGCAGAAATTCGCCAAATATGACGGCAAATGGGTCGCGGCGCCGGTCAATGTCCACTCGGTGAACTGGATCTGGGTGAACAAGGCCGCCGCCGACAAGATCGGCCTCAAGGCTGCTCCGGCCAATCTCGACGAGCTGTTCGCAGCTCTCGACAAGGCCAAGGCCGCCGGCCTCGTGCCGCTCGCCCAGGGTGGCCAGCCCTGGCAGGAAGCAACCCTGTTCGATTCGCTCGTAATCGCCACCAACGGGCTCGATTTCTACAAGAAGGCGTTCCTCGATCTCGACGCCGCGGCGCTGAAATCGCCCGAAATGACCAAGGCCTTCCAGAATCTCGCCAAGATGGCGGGCTATGCCGACCCGGCCTATTCGGGCCGCGACTGGAACCTCGCGACCGCCATGGTGGTCAAAGGCGACGCGCTTCTGCAGGTGATGGGCGACTGGGCCAAGGGCGAATTCCACGCCGCCAAGAAGGAGCCGGGCACGGATTTCGAGTGCTACCGCTTCCCGGGCACGCAGGGCGACGTGATCTTCAACTCGGACATGTTCGTCCTGTTCAAGGTCGGCGCGGACCGCCAGGCCGCTCAGGCGAAGCTCGCTTCGGCGACGCTCGACCCTGCCTTCCAGGCGTCGTTCAACGTGGTAAAGGGTTCGGTGCCCGCACGCACCGACGTGCCCGACACGGCCTTCGATGCCTGCGGCAAGAAGGGCATCGCCGATTTGAAAGAAGCTAACTCGAAGGGCACGCTGCTCGGCTCGCTCGCCCAGGGTTATGGCCAGCCGGCGGCGATCAAGAACGCCTACTACGACGTGGTGACCAAGGTCTTCCACGGCCAGCTCAAGGCGCAGGATGCGGCAGCTGCGCTTGCGACCGCGATCGCGGCGGCAAAATGA
- a CDS encoding propionate CoA-transferase: MAFPKILTADAAAALIPDGAIVTVSSSSGLGCPDAVLAAIGRRFEASGHPRAITTLHPIAAGDMWGIKGVDHIAKPGLLARIFGGSYPSGPSSAEPPAIWKMVTGNEIPAYNIPSGILFDMHREAAAKRPGVLTKIGLDTFVDPAREGCAMNERAAALPIVRRVEFDGDIWLYFKAIVPQVAIIRATTADERGNLSYEHEGGYLGPLDQALAVRNNGGVVIAQVKRLAKSGTLKPQHVLVPGILVDVIVVAPDQMQTTQTAYEPAISGELFRPLSSFEIPDFGVPKVIARRVAQELRHGEAVNIGFGISANVPRILIEEGRHGDVTWVIEQGAVGGVPLTDFQFGCAANAEAIMSSPHQFTYFQGAGFDASLLSFLQIDREGSVNVSKLGVRPHVTAGAGGFVDITARAKRIVFSGLFTAAAGLAVENGALAIRKEGKVRKLVDTVEHVSFSGRRAVEQGQDITYVTERCVMKLTAEGVTVTEIAPGVNLERDVLAQAEFPLIVAKALKQMDAALFRPEPIGLDLGGERA, encoded by the coding sequence ATGGCATTTCCGAAGATCCTCACGGCCGATGCAGCTGCGGCCCTGATCCCCGACGGCGCGATCGTCACCGTGTCCTCGTCGTCGGGGCTCGGCTGTCCGGATGCCGTGCTCGCAGCCATCGGCCGGCGTTTCGAGGCGTCGGGCCATCCGCGCGCCATCACCACGCTGCATCCGATCGCGGCCGGCGATATGTGGGGCATCAAGGGCGTCGATCACATCGCCAAGCCCGGCCTCTTGGCGAGGATCTTCGGCGGCTCCTACCCGTCCGGCCCGTCCTCGGCCGAGCCGCCGGCGATCTGGAAGATGGTCACGGGCAACGAGATCCCGGCCTATAACATTCCCTCGGGCATCCTCTTCGACATGCATCGGGAGGCGGCCGCGAAGCGTCCCGGCGTTCTGACCAAGATCGGTCTCGACACCTTCGTCGATCCCGCCCGCGAGGGCTGCGCCATGAATGAGCGCGCCGCCGCCCTGCCCATCGTCAGGCGGGTCGAGTTCGACGGCGACATTTGGCTCTATTTCAAGGCAATCGTGCCGCAAGTCGCGATCATCCGAGCGACCACGGCGGATGAGCGCGGCAATCTCTCCTATGAGCATGAGGGCGGCTATCTCGGCCCGCTCGATCAGGCGCTGGCGGTGCGCAACAATGGCGGCGTCGTCATCGCGCAGGTGAAACGGCTGGCCAAAAGCGGCACCTTGAAGCCGCAGCATGTGCTGGTGCCGGGCATCCTGGTCGATGTCATCGTGGTCGCGCCGGACCAGATGCAGACCACGCAGACAGCCTATGAGCCGGCGATCTCGGGCGAGCTCTTTCGCCCGCTGTCGAGCTTCGAGATCCCGGATTTCGGCGTGCCGAAGGTCATCGCGAGGCGCGTCGCCCAGGAGCTGCGCCATGGCGAGGCGGTGAATATCGGCTTCGGCATTTCGGCCAATGTGCCGCGCATCCTGATCGAGGAAGGCCGGCATGGCGATGTCACCTGGGTGATCGAGCAAGGGGCGGTCGGCGGCGTGCCGCTCACCGATTTCCAGTTCGGCTGCGCGGCGAACGCCGAAGCGATCATGTCTTCGCCCCACCAGTTCACCTATTTCCAGGGGGCGGGGTTCGACGCTTCGCTCCTCTCCTTCCTGCAGATCGATCGGGAAGGCTCGGTCAATGTCTCGAAGCTCGGCGTGCGGCCGCATGTGACCGCAGGCGCCGGCGGCTTCGTCGACATCACGGCACGGGCGAAGCGCATCGTTTTCTCGGGCCTGTTCACCGCGGCGGCTGGGCTCGCGGTCGAGAACGGGGCGCTAGCCATCCGCAAGGAGGGCAAGGTGCGCAAGCTCGTCGACACCGTCGAGCATGTCTCCTTCTCGGGCAGGCGAGCCGTCGAGCAAGGCCAGGACATCACCTATGTGACCGAGCGCTGCGTCATGAAGCTGACGGCAGAGGGCGTCACCGTCACCGAGATCGCCCCGGGCGTGAACCTCGAGCGGGACGTGCTGGCGCAAGCCGAGTTTCCGCTTATCGTTGCGAAAGCGCTCAAGCAGATGGATGCTGCGCTGTTCCGTCCGGAACCGATCGGCCTCGATCTCGGGGGAGAGAGGGCATGA
- a CDS encoding 1,5-anhydro-D-fructose reductase (1,5-anhydro-D-mannitol-forming): MAARLIRWGIMGATTIAKEWMIGAIREAGGEVVSVLSGDAARGEAYAKDNGIAKSTTSLAALLASDIDAVYIATTNEKHKAQTLAAAKARKHVLCEKPLALTLAEARRMVGACKEAGVVMGTNHHLRNAATHRAMRDAIKARKIGKTLFARVFHAVYLPPHLQGWRIKDAKAGSGVIMDITVHDADTLRFVIGDEPVSVTAMTQGGGMGAPGIEDGVMGVVRFKNGAVAQFHDAFTTRYATTGFEVHGSEGSLIGTNCMTQRPIGEVLWRSAAGEQKLPLDHQNLYVRGVSAFHDAMRGKGQPAATGEDGVRSMALAIAAAKSARTGRETAVEPGL; encoded by the coding sequence ATGGCGGCAAGACTGATCCGTTGGGGCATCATGGGAGCGACCACGATCGCCAAGGAATGGATGATCGGCGCCATCCGGGAAGCCGGGGGCGAAGTCGTCTCGGTCCTGTCTGGCGATGCCGCGCGCGGAGAAGCCTATGCCAAGGACAACGGCATAGCGAAATCGACGACGAGCCTCGCGGCGTTGCTCGCAAGCGACATCGACGCGGTCTACATCGCCACCACCAATGAGAAGCACAAGGCGCAGACGCTTGCCGCCGCCAAGGCCCGCAAGCATGTGCTGTGCGAAAAGCCGCTCGCCCTGACGCTTGCCGAGGCGCGCCGCATGGTCGGCGCCTGCAAGGAAGCGGGCGTCGTGATGGGCACCAATCATCATCTGCGCAATGCCGCCACGCACCGGGCGATGCGGGACGCGATCAAGGCCCGCAAGATCGGCAAGACGCTGTTCGCACGCGTCTTCCACGCGGTCTATCTGCCGCCGCATCTGCAGGGCTGGCGCATCAAGGATGCGAAGGCGGGCTCTGGCGTGATCATGGACATCACCGTGCATGATGCCGACACCTTGCGCTTCGTGATTGGCGACGAGCCGGTCTCGGTCACGGCGATGACACAGGGCGGCGGGATGGGTGCTCCCGGCATCGAGGACGGGGTGATGGGCGTGGTGCGCTTCAAGAACGGCGCGGTCGCCCAGTTTCACGACGCCTTCACCACCAGATACGCGACGACCGGCTTCGAGGTGCATGGGAGCGAGGGGTCGCTGATCGGCACGAACTGCATGACGCAGCGCCCGATCGGCGAGGTGCTGTGGCGCAGCGCGGCCGGCGAGCAGAAGCTCCCGCTCGACCATCAGAACCTCTATGTGCGCGGCGTCTCGGCCTTCCACGACGCCATGCGTGGGAAAGGCCAGCCGGCGGCGACCGGCGAGGACGGCGTGCGCTCGATGGCGCTGGCGATCGCAGCTGCGAAATCGGCCAGGACCGGACGCGAAACCGCGGTCGAGCCGGGGCTCTGA
- a CDS encoding transcriptional regulator, LacI family: MGAAKRGTGRATTIIDIARAAGVSKSTVSLVLKNSPQVKPETRDRVERAFAQLGYVYNRSAANLRMARSSFVGMVISDLMNPFFAELAVGIEDALYNLGFIPILANTNEDRERQAKVLQSMREHGVAGIIMSPAGGTDAWALAELLPRSIPTVLTMRRIEGSPLPYVGPDNRTGVRQAAEHLIGLGQRKIGFIGGYSTMTTQRERLSGYRDALQAAGLPFDEALVFESMPTRAGGFEAITAALASPARPTAVICFNDVVAMGATRALALRGIRVGIDFAVVGFDDIAEAEHNAPPLTTVSADTRWMGARAARSLLGLIGGADPASMSFMGETHLVVRESCGAKHQRSSKNPTKKSSEKAV; the protein is encoded by the coding sequence ATGGGCGCGGCGAAGCGCGGCACGGGCCGTGCGACGACCATCATCGACATTGCGCGCGCGGCCGGCGTGTCGAAGTCGACCGTGTCGCTAGTCCTCAAGAACTCGCCACAGGTCAAGCCCGAGACGCGCGACCGCGTCGAGCGGGCCTTTGCGCAATTGGGCTATGTCTACAACCGATCGGCCGCCAATCTGCGGATGGCGCGATCGAGCTTCGTCGGCATGGTCATTTCCGACCTGATGAACCCCTTCTTCGCCGAGCTCGCGGTCGGCATCGAGGACGCGCTCTACAATCTCGGCTTCATTCCGATTCTCGCCAATACCAATGAGGACCGTGAGCGCCAGGCCAAGGTGCTGCAGTCGATGCGCGAGCACGGCGTCGCAGGCATCATCATGAGCCCGGCGGGCGGCACCGATGCCTGGGCGCTCGCCGAATTGCTGCCACGCTCGATTCCGACGGTCCTGACGATGCGGCGCATCGAAGGCAGCCCGCTGCCCTATGTCGGCCCCGACAACCGCACCGGCGTCAGGCAGGCGGCGGAGCACCTGATCGGGCTCGGCCAACGCAAGATCGGCTTCATCGGCGGCTATTCGACCATGACGACCCAGCGCGAGCGCTTGTCGGGCTATCGCGACGCTCTCCAGGCGGCCGGCCTTCCCTTCGACGAGGCGCTGGTGTTCGAGAGCATGCCCACGAGGGCCGGCGGCTTCGAGGCGATTACGGCGGCGCTCGCCTCTCCGGCCCGGCCGACGGCGGTGATCTGCTTCAACGACGTCGTGGCGATGGGAGCGACGCGCGCCTTGGCGCTGCGCGGCATCAGGGTCGGCATCGACTTCGCGGTGGTCGGCTTCGACGACATTGCCGAGGCCGAGCACAACGCGCCACCGCTCACCACGGTCAGCGCCGACACGCGCTGGATGGGCGCGCGTGCGGCGCGCAGCCTGCTCGGCCTCATCGGCGGGGCTGATCCCGCCAGCATGTCCTTCATGGGCGAGACCCACCTCGTGGTGCGGGAATCCTGCGGCGCCAAACACCAAAGATCCTCCAAGAACCCCACCAAGAAATCCTCAGAGAAGGCAGTGTGA
- a CDS encoding hydrogenobyrinic acid a,c-diamide synthase (glutamine-hydrolysing) /cobyrinate a,c-diamide synthase, with translation MSPKGLVKGLVVAAPRSGSGKTTLTLGLMRALKRRGVAVAGAKCGPDYIDPAFHAVASGRASVNLDSWAMPERLLRSLATTAGSSADIVICEGLMGLFDGVPGEQGQSGASADIAALTGWPVLLVLDVSGQSTTAAAIVKGFMSYDPRVRLGGVVLNRVGSERHRRLVREAIEALGVPVLGSLPRSEAVSLPERHLGLVQAAETSGLEAMLEAMADFVEAHVDVDGVVAVADAAHGAPAQPPSLTASCVALPPPGRRIALARDAAFSFIYPHVLQGWMAAGAEIIPFSPLADEAPPDGCDICWLPGGYPELHAGRLAAAHGFLDGLRHFARTKPVHGECGGYMVLGITLVDAGGDSHAMAGLLSVATSFAKRKMQLGYRDARLLADGPLGQAGTRLKGHEFHYSTLLDPGTDEPFALVGDAYGSAPQPAGARRGLVSASFFHAIARQE, from the coding sequence TTGAGCCCCAAAGGCCTTGTCAAGGGACTCGTCGTCGCGGCGCCGCGCTCGGGCTCGGGCAAGACCACGCTGACGCTCGGCCTGATGCGGGCCCTCAAGCGCCGCGGCGTTGCGGTCGCTGGCGCCAAATGCGGCCCCGATTATATCGATCCTGCCTTCCATGCGGTCGCCAGCGGCCGCGCCAGCGTCAATCTCGACAGCTGGGCGATGCCCGAGCGATTGCTGCGCAGCCTCGCGACGACCGCAGGGTCTAGCGCCGACATCGTCATCTGCGAAGGGCTGATGGGCCTGTTCGACGGCGTGCCGGGCGAGCAGGGGCAGAGCGGAGCCTCGGCCGATATCGCGGCGCTCACCGGCTGGCCGGTGCTGCTCGTCCTCGATGTCAGCGGCCAGTCGACCACGGCGGCGGCGATCGTCAAGGGCTTCATGAGCTATGATCCGCGCGTCAGGCTCGGCGGCGTGGTGCTCAATCGCGTGGGCAGCGAGCGCCATCGGCGCCTGGTGCGCGAGGCGATCGAGGCGCTCGGCGTCCCGGTGCTGGGCAGCCTGCCGCGCAGCGAGGCCGTGAGCTTGCCGGAACGCCATCTCGGCCTGGTGCAGGCGGCTGAGACCAGCGGGCTCGAGGCGATGCTCGAGGCCATGGCGGATTTCGTCGAGGCGCATGTCGATGTCGACGGCGTCGTGGCCGTCGCGGACGCGGCTCACGGCGCGCCGGCGCAGCCTCCAAGCCTTACTGCCTCTTGCGTTGCGCTGCCGCCGCCCGGACGGCGCATCGCACTCGCCCGCGACGCCGCTTTCTCGTTCATCTATCCGCATGTGCTCCAGGGCTGGATGGCAGCGGGCGCCGAGATCATCCCCTTCTCGCCGCTCGCCGACGAGGCGCCGCCCGACGGCTGCGACATATGCTGGCTGCCCGGCGGCTATCCGGAGCTGCATGCCGGGCGCCTCGCGGCCGCGCATGGATTTCTGGACGGCTTGCGCCATTTCGCGCGAACGAAGCCGGTGCATGGCGAATGCGGCGGCTACATGGTGCTCGGCATCACCCTCGTCGACGCGGGAGGCGACAGCCATGCCATGGCCGGGCTTTTGTCGGTCGCGACGAGCTTCGCCAAGCGCAAGATGCAGCTCGGCTATCGCGATGCGCGCCTCCTCGCCGATGGCCCGCTCGGCCAGGCCGGGACACGGCTCAAGGGCCATGAGTTCCATTATTCGACGCTGCTCGATCCCGGCACCGATGAGCCCTTCGCACTGGTCGGCGACGCCTATGGCAGCGCCCCGCAGCCCGCAGGCGCGCGGCGCGGTCTCGTCAGCGCCTCCTTCTTCCACGCCATCGCGCGTCAGGAATAG
- a CDS encoding uroporphyrinogen-III C-methyltransferase: MTTADTIIPGLPVFEPASVWLVGAGPGDPALLTLAALQALREADICVYDALVSREVLALAAPQVALEFAGKRGGKPSPSQRDISLRLIELARLGKRVLRLKGGDPFVFGRGAEEAQALAKAGVPFRVVPGITAGIGGLAYAGIPATARETNHALILATGHLAEGAQGQADFAALAATGAPIILYMAMSNLEAIAAALTAGGMSAETPLAIVSEATTTRQRVLVTSLAKAAAEAKQQGFAAPAIVVIGEIVRLRAALAPFVGSLTVRLEEGA; the protein is encoded by the coding sequence ATGACGACTGCCGATACCATCATTCCCGGCTTGCCGGTCTTCGAGCCTGCGAGCGTCTGGCTGGTCGGCGCGGGGCCTGGGGATCCTGCGCTTCTGACGCTCGCGGCCCTGCAGGCGCTGCGCGAGGCCGATATCTGCGTCTATGACGCGCTGGTGTCGCGCGAGGTGCTGGCGCTGGCAGCGCCGCAAGTGGCGCTCGAATTCGCCGGCAAGCGCGGCGGCAAGCCCTCGCCCAGCCAGCGCGACATCTCGCTGCGGCTGATCGAGCTGGCGCGGCTCGGCAAGCGGGTGCTGCGCCTCAAGGGCGGCGATCCCTTCGTGTTCGGGCGCGGCGCCGAGGAGGCCCAGGCGCTTGCCAAAGCGGGCGTGCCGTTCCGTGTCGTGCCGGGCATAACGGCCGGCATCGGCGGCCTTGCCTATGCGGGCATCCCGGCCACGGCGCGCGAGACCAATCACGCGCTGATCCTGGCGACGGGCCATCTCGCCGAGGGCGCGCAGGGCCAGGCCGATTTCGCGGCGCTCGCCGCGACCGGGGCGCCGATCATCCTCTACATGGCGATGAGCAACCTCGAAGCGATCGCGGCGGCGCTGACGGCGGGCGGCATGAGCGCCGAGACGCCGCTCGCCATCGTCAGCGAGGCGACGACGACACGCCAGCGCGTGCTGGTGACGAGCCTCGCCAAGGCCGCTGCCGAAGCGAAACAGCAAGGCTTCGCGGCGCCCGCCATCGTCGTCATCGGCGAGATCGTGCGTTTGCGCGCGGCGCTCGCTCCCTTCGTAGGCTCCTTGACGGTCAGGCTGGAGGAAGGCGCTTGA